A stretch of Blautia liquoris DNA encodes these proteins:
- a CDS encoding NTP transferase domain-containing protein — protein sequence MDELTPIRTGAIVIADGHGNSPGARAALLPFGETTMIRQILNVLEHAMVKPIILITGEDFELLEKQISKFPVIRLYNPNYQKDKMLDSVLIGMKYAEGLCDRVLILPAKYPMLLSDTIERMISCGHDNVVPVFGGRRGHPVMLSSKLFTMLYMYKGNEGLRGALREPQISGQIYELPVEDDGIIFPVESKEDRDEIPDPAKPLRVYPEVQLSLKKESVFWNYETSVFLELIEHNGSMRTACIQMHMSYSKGWNIIKEAERQLGYELLNTRSGGADGGASKLTEKGKHLLERYRRIQEKLQFMAKQLFEEKS from the coding sequence ATGGATGAACTAACACCCATTCGAACCGGAGCGATTGTCATTGCTGATGGACACGGGAACTCGCCTGGCGCCAGGGCAGCACTCCTGCCGTTCGGTGAAACGACCATGATAAGACAGATTCTCAACGTATTGGAACACGCGATGGTAAAACCCATCATTTTGATTACCGGTGAAGATTTTGAACTGCTGGAAAAGCAGATTTCAAAATTTCCCGTTATTCGACTTTATAATCCTAATTATCAGAAAGATAAGATGCTTGACAGTGTACTTATAGGAATGAAGTATGCGGAGGGACTTTGCGATCGTGTCTTGATTCTGCCTGCAAAATATCCGATGCTTTTGTCGGACACAATCGAGAGGATGATCTCCTGCGGACATGATAATGTAGTTCCGGTCTTTGGCGGGAGAAGGGGTCACCCCGTGATGCTGTCCTCTAAACTTTTCACGATGCTTTATATGTATAAGGGAAATGAAGGGCTTCGCGGTGCACTCCGAGAGCCTCAGATCTCCGGTCAGATCTATGAACTTCCTGTGGAGGATGACGGGATTATATTTCCTGTAGAGAGCAAAGAAGACCGCGATGAGATTCCTGATCCGGCAAAACCGCTTCGAGTTTATCCAGAGGTACAATTGTCGTTGAAAAAAGAGTCTGTCTTTTGGAATTATGAGACGAGTGTCTTTCTGGAACTGATCGAGCATAATGGGTCTATGCGAACGGCGTGTATACAGATGCATATGTCTTACAGCAAAGGCTGGAATATTATAAAAGAAGCAGAGCGACAGCTGGGATATGAACTTCTTAACACAAGAAGCGGAGGTGCAGATGGAGGTGCATCCAAATTGACGGAAAAAGGAAAACATCTTTTGGAACGCTATCGAAGGATTCAAGAAAAACTGCAATTTATGGCAAAGCAACTGTTTGAAGAAAAGAGCTAG
- a CDS encoding XdhC family protein translates to MFIEVIKNIDKNIRTVIITVIEGKNQGYRCIVSAGECVYENTGIDGEVKNQIIEEAGAIKKTALKEYKENKVYFELLGERPRLVICGGGHVGIAIVNLAKLLGITVTVIEDRPMFANNARAAKADFVICDAFEHALEQVEGGYDTYFVIATRGHRYDKICLESVLKKNYAYVGMMGSRSRVRLLKEVLINEGVSEEKLEELHAPIGLSINSETPEEIAVSILGEIIQVKNTKRNSEGFTDEILEGLEQPGKKILATIITRKGSAPRQVGTKMLIMPDGTTVGTIGGGCVESDMMQQALRMLRSDESKSKLVRANMTNQDAEDEGMVCGGIEDIFLEILK, encoded by the coding sequence ATGTTTATAGAAGTGATAAAAAATATAGATAAAAATATAAGGACTGTGATTATTACAGTTATAGAGGGAAAAAACCAGGGCTATCGCTGTATTGTATCAGCCGGGGAATGTGTTTATGAAAACACTGGGATAGACGGTGAAGTCAAAAATCAGATCATAGAAGAGGCGGGTGCAATCAAAAAAACTGCTTTGAAAGAGTATAAAGAGAATAAGGTGTATTTTGAATTGCTCGGAGAGCGGCCGAGACTTGTGATCTGCGGTGGCGGACATGTAGGGATTGCTATCGTAAACCTCGCAAAACTTCTTGGGATCACAGTCACTGTGATTGAGGATCGGCCAATGTTTGCGAATAACGCCAGAGCCGCAAAAGCAGATTTTGTAATCTGTGATGCTTTTGAACATGCTCTGGAGCAGGTTGAAGGGGGATATGACACTTACTTCGTTATTGCCACGAGAGGGCATCGTTACGATAAGATCTGCCTGGAATCTGTTTTGAAGAAGAATTATGCATATGTTGGCATGATGGGAAGCCGCTCTAGAGTTCGCCTGTTAAAGGAGGTACTGATCAATGAGGGCGTTTCAGAGGAAAAGCTTGAGGAACTTCATGCACCGATCGGTCTGTCGATTAACAGTGAAACACCGGAGGAGATCGCCGTTTCTATTCTCGGCGAGATTATACAGGTTAAGAATACTAAGCGAAACTCAGAGGGGTTCACAGATGAAATTCTCGAAGGTCTCGAGCAGCCTGGAAAAAAGATTCTGGCAACCATCATAACGAGAAAGGGTTCCGCGCCGCGCCAGGTTGGAACGAAGATGCTCATCATGCCAGATGGAACAACAGTCGGAACAATAGGCGGAGGCTGTGTGGAATCGGATATGATGCAGCAGGCACTTCGCATGCTGCGTTCGGACGAATCAAAATCAAAACTGGTCCGTGCGAATATGACGAATCAGGATGCCGAAGATGAAGGTATGGTCTGTGGAGGAATTGAAGACATTTTTCTGGAAATTCTGAAATAA
- a CDS encoding sodium ion-translocating decarboxylase subunit beta has product MSFLLDGLRALTWQQVVMYLVGIVLIWLAIKKDYEPSLLLPMGFGAILVNLPLSGVLDQTLQGGISTSGIIQWLFKIGIDASEAMPILLFIGIGAMIDFGPLLSNPLMFLFGAGAQFGIFAAILLASLFGFSLNDAASIGIIGAADGPTSILVSQILHSKYIGAIAVAAYSYMALVPIVQPFAIKLVTTKKERRIHMDYNPSSVSKKMRIVFPIAVTIIVGFVAPQSVALVGFLMFGNLIRECGVLGTMSDTAQNNLSNLITLLLGITISFSMRADQFVTVDTLIIMLIGLFAFVMDTIGGVLLAKFMNLFLKKKINPMVGGAGISAFPMSSRVIQKMAMEEDPTNIILMHAAGANVSGQIASVIAGGMVINLVTQFLK; this is encoded by the coding sequence ATGAGTTTTTTGCTTGATGGTTTACGTGCACTTACCTGGCAGCAGGTTGTCATGTATCTGGTGGGAATCGTGCTGATCTGGCTTGCTATTAAGAAGGATTACGAACCATCTCTGCTTCTGCCTATGGGGTTTGGAGCAATTCTGGTGAATCTGCCCTTGTCTGGAGTGCTTGATCAGACACTACAAGGTGGCATTTCTACCAGCGGTATTATCCAGTGGCTGTTCAAGATCGGAATCGATGCATCGGAAGCTATGCCGATTTTGTTGTTTATCGGTATCGGAGCGATGATCGATTTTGGACCATTGTTGTCGAATCCCTTGATGTTCCTTTTTGGAGCCGGTGCTCAGTTCGGTATTTTTGCTGCAATACTTCTGGCATCCTTGTTTGGGTTCAGTTTAAACGATGCTGCTTCGATTGGAATTATAGGAGCGGCGGATGGACCTACGTCAATTCTGGTATCTCAGATTCTGCATTCAAAGTATATTGGAGCGATTGCGGTGGCGGCCTATTCTTACATGGCCCTGGTTCCCATCGTTCAGCCGTTTGCGATCAAACTTGTCACCACGAAAAAAGAGCGGAGAATTCATATGGATTACAATCCCAGCTCCGTCTCTAAAAAGATGAGAATTGTATTCCCGATTGCAGTTACAATTATTGTTGGGTTTGTCGCGCCTCAGTCAGTGGCATTAGTTGGATTTTTAATGTTCGGCAATCTGATCCGTGAATGTGGCGTCCTCGGTACAATGTCTGACACAGCCCAAAACAATCTTTCGAACTTGATTACATTGCTTCTGGGAATCACAATTTCCTTCAGCATGAGAGCGGATCAGTTTGTGACCGTTGACACACTTATTATCATGCTCATCGGTCTGTTTGCCTTTGTCATGGATACGATCGGTGGTGTTCTGCTTGCAAAATTTATGAATCTTTTTCTCAAGAAGAAAATCAACCCTATGGTCGGCGGCGCAGGAATATCAGCATTTCCGATGTCATCACGCGTCATCCAGAAGATGGCCATGGAAGAAGATCCAACCAATATCATCTTGATGCATGCTGCAGGTGCCAATGTGTCCGGCCAGATCGCATCGGTTATAGCGGGCGGCATGGTGATTAACCTGGTAACACAGTTTCTGAAGTAG
- the gltX gene encoding glutamate--tRNA ligase yields the protein MVKTRFAPSPTGRMHVGNLRTALYAYLIAKHACGSFMLRIEDTDQERFMEGALDIIYETLRETGLEHDEGPDKDGGVGPYVQSERNAQGIYMKYAKQLIEQGDAYYCFCDKERLESLSVNVNGKEIHMYDKHCMHLTKEETRENLDAGKPYVIRINMPTEGTTTFHDEIYGDITVDNAELDDMILIKSDGFPTYNFANVVDDHLMGITHVVRGNEYLSSAPKYNRLYEAFGWEVPKYVHCPLITNEQHEKLSKRSGHSSYEDLIDQGFLSEAVVNFVALLGWSPEGEREIFSLDELVKIFDYHRINKSPAVFDMTKLKWMNGEYIRKMDDEVFYKKALPYLKSVLKRDYDFRKIASMVKTRIEVLPEIPEMVDFFEKVPEYDVSMYEHKKMKTNQKTSLVVLKEVLPLIQDQENFSNDALFDILRAYAKEQGYKTGYVMWPIRTALSGKQMTPAGATEILEILGKDESAARITAAIEKLESFL from the coding sequence ATGGTTAAAACAAGATTTGCACCCAGTCCCACAGGAAGAATGCATGTGGGGAACTTGAGAACAGCATTGTATGCGTATTTGATTGCCAAACATGCGTGCGGCAGTTTTATGCTTCGTATCGAGGACACGGATCAGGAGCGTTTTATGGAAGGGGCTTTGGATATCATATATGAGACTTTGAGGGAGACGGGACTTGAGCATGACGAAGGACCTGATAAAGATGGGGGTGTCGGCCCTTATGTGCAAAGTGAGAGAAATGCTCAAGGTATCTACATGAAATATGCAAAACAGCTGATTGAGCAGGGAGATGCATATTACTGTTTCTGCGATAAAGAGCGGCTGGAATCTTTATCTGTCAATGTCAATGGAAAAGAAATCCATATGTATGATAAACACTGCATGCATCTGACCAAAGAAGAGACTAGGGAAAACCTGGATGCCGGAAAGCCTTATGTAATTCGTATTAATATGCCAACAGAGGGGACGACCACTTTTCATGATGAAATCTATGGTGATATCACTGTGGACAATGCAGAGTTGGATGATATGATTCTGATAAAATCTGACGGTTTTCCGACTTACAATTTTGCCAACGTAGTGGATGATCATCTGATGGGAATTACTCATGTGGTCCGGGGAAATGAATATTTATCATCAGCACCAAAATATAACCGCTTGTATGAGGCCTTTGGATGGGAAGTTCCGAAATATGTTCACTGTCCGCTGATTACGAATGAACAGCATGAGAAACTCTCGAAGAGAAGTGGACATTCCTCTTATGAAGATCTAATTGATCAGGGATTCTTAAGCGAGGCGGTCGTTAATTTCGTGGCACTCCTTGGATGGAGTCCTGAGGGAGAGCGGGAGATTTTTTCTCTGGACGAGCTTGTCAAGATTTTTGACTACCACAGAATCAACAAATCACCGGCAGTGTTTGATATGACAAAACTGAAGTGGATGAACGGCGAATATATCAGGAAGATGGATGATGAAGTATTTTATAAGAAAGCTCTTCCTTACTTGAAGAGTGTTCTAAAAAGAGATTATGACTTCCGCAAGATTGCATCCATGGTAAAGACAAGGATTGAAGTACTCCCTGAGATACCGGAGATGGTGGACTTTTTTGAAAAAGTGCCGGAATATGATGTGTCCATGTATGAGCACAAGAAGATGAAGACAAATCAGAAGACCTCTCTTGTCGTGCTAAAAGAAGTCTTGCCACTTATACAAGACCAGGAGAATTTTAGCAATGACGCATTATTTGATATACTCAGGGCATATGCCAAGGAACAAGGCTACAAGACGGGATATGTGATGTGGCCAATTCGGACAGCCCTTTCCGGAAAACAGATGACGCCGGCAGGCGCTACTGAGATCCTTGAGATTCTTGGAAAAGATGAATCTGCTGCCAGAATCACAGCTGCTATTGAAAAGCTGGAAAGTTTTTTATGA
- a CDS encoding ATP-dependent helicase produces the protein MKFNDAQKEAVAHMDGPMMVLAGPGSGKTTVITGRTGNLIKQGISASSILVVTFTKAAAREMRERYLRLMNLHTSQVTFGTFHGVFYGILRHTYKLSGQNILSEDQKMKLLRELVDAFCQETEDENDLLENVSREISIVKDGRMDISYYYSKCLPEEAFRKIFTEYKSWMNNSRKLDFDDIMVWTYELFHKRPDILKLWQNKFQYILIDEFQDINPIQYDIIRMLAAPLNNLFIVGDDDQSIYRFRGAKPEIMLNFPKDYPDARQVNLDMNYRSTGEIVKKSQILIRENDKRFSKRLQTCREEGESIDIHIFEDDQSEVAYMIDDIREYLKSGKEYQDIAVLFRTNTASRKSVEQLMAYNMPFHIRDGLPNLYEHWIAKDIIAYLNIAGGSRKRSDFLRIANKPNRYLARKVFFDPEVSFESLYQEYEERQWMWERIEKLEHDLKVLKPMTPFGAMNYIRYGIGYEEYLKEYAQYRRIRVDELHEVLDELQDTTRGFDHVKDWYQHINLYTEQLKRQNQDKKNQPEGITISTLHSIKGLEYDNVYILDVNEGMIPYKKAILPEDLEEERRMFYVGMTRAKNKLHLFAVQKRREKKEEMSRFLLEIAPNLS, from the coding sequence ATGAAATTCAACGATGCACAAAAAGAGGCAGTTGCCCATATGGATGGACCTATGATGGTTCTGGCAGGTCCGGGCTCCGGGAAAACAACCGTGATCACCGGCAGAACCGGCAATCTGATCAAACAGGGGATTTCTGCTTCTTCTATTCTGGTTGTCACCTTTACGAAGGCGGCAGCCAGAGAGATGAGGGAGCGCTATCTTCGTCTTATGAATCTGCATACATCGCAAGTGACTTTCGGCACATTCCATGGTGTCTTCTATGGCATTCTTCGCCATACATATAAACTTTCAGGTCAAAATATATTAAGTGAAGATCAAAAGATGAAGCTGCTTCGGGAGCTTGTAGATGCTTTTTGCCAGGAAACTGAGGATGAAAATGACCTTCTGGAGAATGTATCCAGAGAAATCAGCATTGTGAAAGATGGAAGAATGGATATCTCGTATTACTATTCCAAATGCCTTCCAGAAGAAGCGTTCCGAAAGATTTTTACAGAGTACAAGTCTTGGATGAACAACAGCAGAAAACTTGATTTTGATGATATCATGGTGTGGACCTATGAGCTTTTTCATAAACGGCCTGATATATTAAAACTGTGGCAGAATAAATTTCAATATATTTTAATCGACGAATTTCAGGATATCAATCCAATCCAATATGATATTATCCGCATGTTGGCCGCTCCTTTGAATAATTTATTCATCGTGGGAGATGATGACCAGTCTATCTACCGTTTCCGTGGTGCAAAACCCGAGATTATGCTTAACTTTCCAAAAGATTACCCGGACGCTCGTCAGGTAAATCTGGATATGAACTATCGAAGTACTGGTGAGATCGTGAAAAAATCCCAAATTCTGATCCGGGAAAATGATAAGAGGTTTTCCAAAAGGCTTCAAACATGCAGGGAAGAGGGCGAATCCATAGATATACATATTTTTGAAGATGATCAGTCGGAAGTTGCGTATATGATTGATGATATACGTGAATACTTAAAATCAGGAAAAGAATATCAGGATATCGCTGTTCTCTTTCGAACAAATACTGCCAGCAGAAAGAGTGTGGAGCAGTTGATGGCTTATAATATGCCTTTTCATATAAGAGATGGTTTGCCTAATCTTTATGAACACTGGATTGCGAAAGATATTATCGCTTATCTGAATATTGCCGGCGGAAGCAGGAAGAGAAGTGATTTTCTGAGAATTGCTAACAAACCGAATCGTTATCTTGCCAGAAAAGTATTCTTTGATCCGGAAGTATCTTTCGAATCTCTATATCAGGAATATGAAGAGCGGCAGTGGATGTGGGAACGGATTGAAAAGCTGGAACATGACCTGAAGGTTTTAAAGCCTATGACGCCTTTTGGTGCAATGAACTATATCAGATATGGTATTGGATACGAGGAGTATCTGAAAGAATATGCACAATACCGCAGGATACGGGTTGATGAATTGCATGAGGTGTTAGATGAACTGCAGGATACGACGAGAGGATTCGACCATGTAAAAGACTGGTATCAACATATCAATCTATATACAGAACAATTAAAACGACAAAATCAGGACAAGAAAAATCAGCCTGAGGGGATTACGATTTCCACACTCCACAGTATCAAAGGGCTTGAGTATGACAATGTCTATATTTTAGATGTCAATGAGGGGATGATTCCTTATAAGAAAGCAATACTGCCGGAAGATTTGGAGGAAGAACGCCGCATGTTCTATGTTGGAATGACGAGAGCAAAGAATAAACTCCACCTTTTTGCTGTTCAAAAACGTCGTGAAAAGAAAGAAGAGATGTCCAGATTTCTTCTTGAGATAGCACCTAATCTTTCCTAA